The following are encoded together in the Glycine soja cultivar W05 chromosome 5, ASM419377v2, whole genome shotgun sequence genome:
- the LOC114411205 gene encoding NAC domain-containing protein 2-like, translating into MRGCFVLLKPYEFTVGAPPGKERKLQFVDNPNGLFSAQAAPKPPAAVLFLLRHPTFMFMDKDANSKIQLPPGFRFHPSDEELIVHYLRNKVTSSPFPTSFIAEIDLYNYNPWELPSKALFREDEWYFFTPRDRKYPNGVRPNRAAASGYWKAIGTDKPIFTSCGIKSIVVKKALVFYKGRPPKGSKTDWIMHEYRLHDSTISNSKQGGSMRYCKVTTEEETLKSMMASLEEEMDEEEEVESSPVPPMQKKAQPVQRC; encoded by the exons ATGCGTGGGTGCTTTGTTCTCTTAAAGCCGTATGAATTCACAGTGGGAGCTCCACCGGGAAAGGAAAGGAAGCTTCAATTTGTTGACAACCCAAATGGTTTATTCTCTGCTCAAGCAGCACCAAAACCTCCAGCTGCTGT GTTGTTCCTCCTGAGGCATCCTACCTTCATGTTCATGGATAAAGATGCTAATTCAAAAATCCAACTCCCTCCTGGATTTAGATTCCACCCTTCTGATGAGGAGCTAATTGTTCACTATCTGAGAAACAAAGTGACATCATCACCCTTTCCTACTTCATTCATAGCAGAAATAGATCTTTACAACTATAATCCATGGGAGCTCCCAA GCAAAGCTTTGTTTAGGGAGGATGAGTGGTATTTCTTTACTCCTAGAGACAGGAAGTATCCCAATGGAGTGAGGCCTAATAGAGCAGCTGCTTCTGGTTATTGGAAGGCTATTGGGACTGACAAACCCATTTTCACTTCCTGTGGGATAAAGAGCATTGTTGTCAAGAAGGCACTCGTGTTCTACAAGGGTCGTCCACCAAAGGGATCGAAAACCGAttggatcatgcatgagtataGATTGCATGATTCCACAATCTCCAATTCCAAGCAAGGAGGGTCCATGAGA TATTGTAAAGTCACCACCGAAGAGGAGACTCTGAAATCAATGATGGCATCGCTGGAAGAAGAAatggatgaagaagaagaagttgaatCGTCACCGGTTCCACCGATGCAGAAGAAAGCACAACCGGTTCAACGATGTTGA